In Helianthus annuus cultivar XRQ/B chromosome 9, HanXRQr2.0-SUNRISE, whole genome shotgun sequence, the following are encoded in one genomic region:
- the LOC118481680 gene encoding uncharacterized protein LOC118481680, giving the protein MTCAVIQAGQYDLINIVSTWTKEGKIVGYKKVLLQTHATKRCKNMLQDREISENDFDSLEFFTDRAKRLYVAYSQQLKDLYGDVDCDGLALWKSLHPKCKGRKMFGIGSSDPDFLVTGKKSSRICGCNDDARQSQEVSLFILVI; this is encoded by the exons ATGACTTGTGCCGTTATACAGGCGGGTCAATATGATTTGATCAACATCGTATCAACTTG GACAAAAGAGGGTAAAATTGTTGGATACAAGAAAGTATTGTTACAGACCCACGCCACTAAGAGGTGCAAAAATATGTTACAAGATAGGGAGATAAGTGAAAATGATTTTGATTCGTTGGAGTTTTTTACCGACCGTGCAAAGCGTTTATAT GTCGCGTACTCGCAACAACTTAAAGATTTGTATGGGGACGTGGATTGCGATGGTTTAGCCTTGTGGAAAAGTTTGCATCCTAAGTGTAAGGGTCGCAAGATGTTCGGGATAGGATCTTCTGATCCTGATTTTCTGGTGACCGGAAAAAAATCATCTAGAATTTGCGGTTGTAACGATGATGCCCGACAATCACAAGAGGTATCATTATTTATTCTTGTTATTTAG